A part of Ursus arctos isolate Adak ecotype North America chromosome X, UrsArc2.0, whole genome shotgun sequence genomic DNA contains:
- the LOC113271003 gene encoding olfactory receptor 1020-like, with protein sequence MGAGNGSKLSEFFLVGLSDDPQFQPVFFALFSLIYAITSVGNLGLLALIVVSPRLHTPMYFFLSNLSFIDFCYSSVTVPKMLMGLFSGCQTISFSGCVVQTSCFVIFAVTEFFLLASMAYDRYVAICNPLLYHIIMSPRFCLQLVAASYAVGLMNMVLLTSTTFYLTFCKSHVITHYFCDIPPLLKLSCSDTQILQLLLFACGGFNVSVSLIIVLVSYACVFLAIIRIPSAQGKHKTFSTCASHLTAVSLYYGTTVFIYLRPSSEYLLGRDRLVSLFYTVVIPMLNPMIYSLRNKDVKETFGDVLKKASQFSLPTPRFP encoded by the coding sequence ATGGGTGCAGGCAACGGCAGCAAGTTGAGTGAATTCTTCCTCGTGGGCCTCAGTGATGATCCTCAGTTTCAGCCTGTATTCTTTGCCCTCTTCTCCCTGATCTATGCAATCACATCGGTGGGAAACCTGGGCCTCCTTGCCCTCATTGTGGTCAGCCCTAGACTCCACACTCCGATGTATTTCTTCCTCAGCAACCTATCTTTTATTGACTTCTGTTATTCTTCAGTCACTGTTCCAAAAATGTTGATGGGACTTTTCTCTGGTTGCCAAACAATCTCCTTCTCTGGTTGTGTGGTACAGACAAGCTGCTTTGTGATCTTTGCTGTCACTGAGTTCTTCCTCCTGGCttccatggcctatgaccgctatgtggccatctgcaaccctCTGCTCTACCATATCATCATGTCCCCAAGGTTTTGTTTGCAGCTAGTGGCTGCCAGCTATGCAGTGGGCCTGATGAACATGGTGCTCCTCACGAGCACAACCTTTTATCTGACCTTCTGTAAATCCCATGTCATCACTCACTATTTCTGTGATATCCCTCCCCTTTTAAAACTCTCTTGCTCTGACACGCAGATCCTCCAACTTCTCCTCTTTGCATGTGGTGGTTTTAATGTGTCTGTGTCCCTGATAATCGTCCTGGTCTCCTATGCATGTGTCTTCTTGGCTATCATCAGAATCCCCTCAGCCCAGGGAAAACACAAGACATTCTCCACTTGTGCTTCCCACCTGACTGCTGTCAGCCTGTACTATGGAACCACGGTGTTCATTTACTTGCGCCCATCCTCTGAGTACTTACTGGGCAGAGACAGGCTGGTCTCTTTATTCTACACAGTGGTCATTCCCATGCTTAACCCCATGATCTACAGTCTGAGGAATAAAGATGTGAAGGAAACATTTGGGGATGTTCTCAAGAAGGCCTCACaattctccctccccacacccagaTTTCCATGA